Part of the Odontesthes bonariensis isolate fOdoBon6 chromosome 15, fOdoBon6.hap1, whole genome shotgun sequence genome, GCAGGAGTCTGAGAGACATGGTGCAGGCAGCCTTTTGGTGCAGCAAGTCCCAGCAGAACAGATTCAAATGTGATCCCAGCTCACTGGTGCAGAAGGAAAAGTCTACGCTCAGCTGACCTACTAAGTCTCTAAGTGACTGGCTGGTCTACTGCACACAACTGTCCCACAAGGGAAAGGTAACTCCCTTCAATTAGACGCCTTTAGCGCAGCTATTGTAGTTGTGTTATTCTCGGATGATCCAAAAATAGACAGCAGAGCTTTGGCTCGAGTCTCTAAATAAGAGAATCCTCTATAATATATTCATCGCTGATAGAAAGTGAAAGCGGAGGTGCTGGAAACAAACAGGGAGGCAGGAGTCACTGCTCGTATTTTGGCAGTGGGTGGGTGATCTGACCACTGCTTTTAATCTTTCCATTGCAGTCGTGGGCCTCGGGGTAGACAACTGAAACTCCAATTTCCCCATACTTTCCACTGGCAGACTGCATCAAACCTGTCAATAATTATGGAGTGCCAACTCTGTCTCTGTGGGAGGCCTGGGGTTTGTATAATACAGAACAAATTGGGATCATATCTTATTGTAACACACTGGGTACAACTGAATTACAAATGCAGCCCTGCAGTACAAGGCCAGAAACTAGTTACTACAATTATAGGAGAAAACAGGCTGATTTCaatttgtggaaaaacaaaacattcctCCACTCCTTCACAAACTGAAAGGATCAGTACGTTGCTTACTATCTTAAAGACCTGAGACTTAAGGAGGAGGACTAATCTGGGCAGCCACTCTTATGAGACATTCATGCTGCATGTCATGTAACCTCCAGCAAGCACAAAGATTACAGTAATCTGTTATGTCAAAGATGGGAATAGGTTTGGAGCTCACCTGAGGACAAAGGAATCTTATGCATGATGCAAAATGTAAAACATGCGTCCACTGAAACAATCATATAGTTTTCGATGACATGTACTTCAAAATAATCCCACATTCAGATTACATGTTAACTACTTTTGAGCCCTTTATCTTTTGAGTacagtctttttcttttgtttgaaaaTGGGCAACAATATGTTCATTTACAAATCATGAATTGTATAAAGACCAACAAAAGTGTCTTGAAAATCCTCCCAGGAACAAGAACCAGTCTGACAATTTATACGCAGACAAGTCAATGAAACCACCAGAAACAACAAACTGCATAAAAGAAAGACATGCAAACTTAATATATGTAACTGGTATATAATTTGGTGCCTTTGAGTGGATGACCTGCAAGGATTTACATTTCTTTAGTAGGTGCAGTTTCCATCAAAACATGTCCCTGCCTGGCAATAGCACAGACATGTCTCAGTAGTCAGAGCTTAACAGACATCTATTGGCAGCAGCTACAACTAATTCAGACAGGGCTAACAATAGCAGGCTCATTTTTGAGAAATGAAAGAGAGAATCaaataaaagataagataaaaataaaataagattttaTTCAAGTCAACATTCCCCATCCTTAGTGTAATATATCTCCTTAGCTTTATTACCTTTGTATTGCAACTATAGTGTTTTACTGTAGCTTCAACATGCAATAAATACAAGACTCTTGTGTCTCATCTCATCAGGTGTTTGTGGTTTAGTGGCAAAATTGAtttatgttttttcattttttcaaacAATCATTACCTATTTTGAGGGAAGCCTGTTTGAAACCATTTGGCTTTGACGGCTCAAAGTGTACTcggtttttacatgttttacacGCAAACATCTTAGATAAAAACATTTTACTCTGCAAAAATATTTTGCTTTTTTATATAGTAGAGTtcagagaagaggaaaaaaacaacaagcaacAATCCCCTAACAGTGTGAATAATTTCCAGGATTGGAAAAAAGGAACCCTGCACAAGTTATCCCATCAGAACGCAATGTTACTGCAAGGCTCCATATCGCTCAAGCTTCCGTATACCCAGCTAAATACAGCTGACTTTGAAAAGTGTTCAGTGCTGCTCACTGTTTGACGACACATGGCCTTGGGCACAAATTAAGCAGTCAGACCTCAGCGCTGTCCAGACAGACCAGCATTAAGCTCCTAAAtgggagacagaggagcctGAAGCTGAGAAAGATACAGACACATTTAAACAAATCATACGATAAATCAACATTgatctgaattaaaaaaaaaaaaagatattaacAAAAGAACATAACTTTAactgtgaaaataaaccaaacCACACTGAAGCTTTGCGTTTGAATGACAACAGAAAGGGTTtcctcttttcttatttttttcctcacGGGGACTGATACTGTACCTAGACTAGCATTTTCAAGTATTTACTTTTGTTGAGTGCTTGGATGTAAAAGGCAGCAGCATTGCCATCTGGTGGCCGCAGTCAAACTGCACACATACAAATAGGAATTTGGTTCATGTAGAATTACTTTTACTAGACAACAGATTGttctctttgtgtgttttccAACATATGCTACGTTTCTAATCAGCCGGAGTGCCTTATTGATTTCAAACTTTAAACTAAGAGTCCATTTGGCATCCAGATTGGATGTATTTTTGTTGGCTGTGTGcagttttaatacattttattattcaAGTACCAGTCTAAAGGGTCATATGATCCGTAAATAATTTTAGATCTGTAATCATTTCAGTTATTGCTTTTAGTCCATGTGGTCCACGACGAATAAGCCTAAAACTAAACTGTAAATATGTATCTCAGGAAAGGCCTTCAGTAGATTTCTTATTCTGTGGACTAAATCTGGGCTACGAAAATGCACACCACAACAAAACACAGATCTGTGGTCAGTGGTTAGGCGTCATTCTCCCAGCTGGCCTCTGCGTAGATACGTAAGAGTAAGAGCCACCACTTTTCTGTGGAGGGCAGCATTACGCCCTACAGTGCTCAACTTGCCGtaaattcagtagaagaagaagaagaagagtcgGCGCTTGCTCACGCTTTCAGGTGGTGTACTGGCTGGCTAACCATTGCTAGGTTCGGTTGTGTATCATGGCTGCTTCAAAGCCAGTCGAACCCCAGTCTGGGACTGGTTTACCCCGCTGGCAGCTGGCACTGTTAGTCGGGACCCCCATAGTGCTTGGAGTAGGTGCAGTTTACCTCTGGAATCGCAGCAGGacgaaggaaaggaaagggaccGGGGAGCGGAAAACACCAGAAGGCAGCGCCAGTCCCGTGCAGGGCCAAGAAGGCGCAGCTCAAGCCAGTCGGGAGCAGGAGAATATGGTACTACCTCTGCAGCCCCTGACTACTCGTGTTTATGCAGCTGTCCTCAAATGAGCATGGTTTGCGTTGGTACTCCACGTTAACGTTGCTGCCTACACGTGTTATTGCTATATAAGTAGGGTCAAGGACACCTAACGTTACTGACGCCTATAGTGGCGGCTACCTTCATGAGAGCAAGGCCGACAGTCACCGGTTCGTCGGTGTGGATTAGCAAATGCTAGCTAGCGGTCTTATCGTGCTAACGTTTTCGTGGTAGCTAGGTTAACATGCGTGGCCCCTGTTTTCTAACACCACATACATGTAAAGCACCACATACGTGAAACAGAAACTGTTTGCATGTGGATGGTGATTTAACCACTACTTTAAACAGTAAAAGCACGACAAGACAGGTTAacgtagatgtgcaatgttgtTTCGGGGCATGTTAGCTGGTTAACGCAGGTTTCTCACAGCGTCAAGATGGGCGGGGATGGCTGTCATTTGAATCATCTGTTTTCGGTAAATGGTGCTTTTATTGGGGGGTATATTACTCCATAGGAGGTGTTCACCTCATTCATTACACTGTCATTAATAGGTAGTGAGCTCTATCAGTCATATTTAACAAATATTTGATCcaccttttttaaaaagaaaaagtactttagaaatgtctttaactgtACATTTCTTTTATGGTTGTGTTTTCAGTCTAACTTGAAAAAACATACTAATAGAATTagagttgcaaaaaaaaaaaaaaaggctatttaAATTGACAGGCATTTCAACTGGACTCAATTTCGAGGCATTTATTTCTCAGTAACAGGTTAACCAGTAACAGGTGTCTGCGTTAACCAGACACTGTAGTGAGTGTCTGTAGTTCCACCTGTTGTTGAGTGTGTAGCTTCTCTCTGCTGTTACAGAGGCATTATATGTGCTTAGTAAGTCTATCTGAGTAACCTGTTGAGGCTTTGGTTGCTGTAGCAGTAttccatttttcagattttgtcATACTTGGGCTAGCTTACTTTACATTGCACTTCTTCCTGTTAGCCGTGACTTAATCACAATATTATCTATCACTGAAATGAATACACGGATCAATATCTGCTCAAATCAGTGTTACTGATTACTGATAAAGGCTTCACAGCAACAACACCTTTGGGCTTTAGTTCTTGAGCCACTACTACTGAGCCACACAAGAGACAATTGAATCCATAAATTTTtccttctgtttctgtttcatttAGAGCCCTTTGGATCGTGCCCAGGCAGCAAAGAACAAGGGCAACAAGTATTTCAAGGCTGGCAAGTACGAGAACGCCATCCAGTGCTACACAGAGGCAATTGCTCTCTGCCCCACAGACCAGAAGGCGGATTTGTCAACGTTTTACCAGAACAGAGCAGCAGCCTACGAACAGCAGGTTGGCATCATCTTGTGAAGTgtgcagaaatgtcttcaagcgAATGATCCGGTGCTTCTTCAGCATTGTAGAAGAGCACATGTGCAAAGAAAAGTAATACAATGAGGTCCAAAAGTTTGCGCTCTAGCACTAAAAGTGTTGATTGTGTTACAAATGCTCTCAGTGACATATTGTCCACTGCAGAAAGCCGCGGTTACTGTTGTTTGGTCAATGTGTCACAGGTTTGTGTGCAAATCATCAACATTCCTCTCCTTTGTGTTTGACTGAAGTCGTGCTTACTACATGCGAAAGAAAACCTCCGTTAGCCTAAAACGGCAGCCATGCAGTAAAGTTTGACCAGGCTGAACTGTCATTTCAGAGTAAGTGGACAGAAGTGGTACAGGACTGCTGTCAGGCCGTGGAACTAAATCCACGTTATATCAAGGCTCTATTCAGGAGGGCCAAAGCTCTGGAAAAACTGGACAATAAGAAGGAGTGCCTAGAAGGTAAGAAAACTATTGATTCTTATAAAAATGTCCTTTTTACAGTTTTCTGTAAAAATTGTGCCTTTTTGATAGTCACCTTTGTTCTCGCTCCACACTCCAGATGTCACAGCAGTGTGTATTCTTGAGGCCTTCCAGAACCAACAGAGCATGCTGCTCGCAGACAAGGTGCTGAAACAGCTTGGAAAAGAGAAGGCCaaagaaaaatacaaggtaCTCCTTCATTTTAAAAggattttctttactttttctttcccctaaatgtgtgtgttgagtaatctttttttgtttgtttgttttcttctcccaAAATACCTTTTTTCTGCAGAATCGCGAGCCAATGATGCCTTCTCCTCAGTTCATTAAGTCATACTTTAGCTCATTTACTGATGACATCATCTCCCAGCCCCTGCAGAAGGGTGAGAAAAAAGATGAAGACAAGGACAAGGAGGGTGAGGCCGCTGAAGTCTCTGAGAGGTCAGACTTTTCTCTTGATCTAGACAATTCTAAAAACCTGAGTTTGACCAGGAAGGGTGGGTATTCTGGTGTTGCAGAACAAGATgctgacactgtgccataggaATCCCTTTTTTCTGAGGTTTTCATTTGGTTGGTTAATTAGGAAATCTTGTCATAAGAGATTTAATGACAAGGAAAACTGGCAGCTATTTTCTTTTGAACATGAATTTGTTAAAGAAATGCAGTGGCTATCGAGAATTTAGAGATTCAGTGGATGTTTTGACTTCTTAGTTTAATTTTGGGGGCCCGTTAGAATTGTTTGACATGCTTAAATCCCTAATAACATCCTTTTTTCCCATGTATTGTACATTGCTGCAGTCCCTCTTGTGCCCTTCTGTCTGTAAAGCTCAGTTTTACTTCCTGTCTCTTTGAAGCTACCCTGCTGAAAAGCTCAGTGCTCATTCTTTGTTGGGTATAACAAACTAGCTACTTGTCAGGTGTAAAAACATGAACTGACCTTTTTAAGATGCACTCCTCCTCATCTTTCTTCACTGTTTTCCTCAGCTCTGGCTACCTGAAGGCAAAGCAGTACATGGAGGAGGAGAATTATGACAAAATCATCAGTGAATGCACCAAGGAAATCGAGTCAGGAGGCCGATACACAGCAGAGGCCCTGCTGCTGCGAGCCACATTCTATCTGCTGATTGGCAACGCTAACGCTGCTCAACCCGATTTGGACCGGGTGATCAACATGCAGGACGCCAACGTGAAGGTATATATGCTGTACATTGTAATCAGGAATTTAACAGTTGTTAGAGTTGATTAGCAAAACTAAAGGTCTTTCCCTTGGTGTTACCCATaagctaaagaaaaaacacacagtcTGAGAGACGTGTCCCCAGTTTCTGTCAATATGCCATTTATTTAATTCCAAAGAAGCATGAAGTATGATACAAGAAGTCTATCAGGACTTCAGTGCATTTCTAGATTCATCGAATGATTTGAATCCAACGAAAAcatcttttctaaaaaaaagctgcagcCTGACAGGTTCTCTCTCTGTACCGTCACAGCTACGAGCAAATGCTTTGATCAAGCGTGGGAGCATGTACATGCAGCAACAGCAGCCTATGCTTTCTACAAATGATTTCAACATGGCAGCCGAGATCGACACACGCAACCCTGACGTGTATCACCACAGGGGTCAGGTATTTCTACAGCTTCTCTTTGTTCTGTTATTGGCTCTCAGTTTTTTTTGGTGATTCGTGTCGGTGGACAGCCACCAGCTCGATGCTTGGGAtgtctctgtattttttttgACAAGATCTCTGTGGTTTCTCTCAGCTGAAGATTCTGCTGGATCAGGTGGACGAGGCGGTGGGGGACTTTGATGAGTGCATTCTTCTCAGACCTGACTCTGCTCTGGCACAGGCACAGAAGTGTTTTGCCCTGGTAAGTAATCGCCTaaagaactttaaaaaaaaaaaaaaaaaactaccaacAAGTAACGTTGTCTGCTAAAATCGAAGCCTGTGCTGAGTTGTTCTCCTCAATGTGTCCTTCAGTACAGGCAAGCTTATACTGGAAACAACCCGTCGCAGGTACAGACAGCCATGGACGGCTTTGAGGACGTTATCCGAAGGTTTCCAAAATGCGCAGAGGGATACGCTCTTTATGCTCAGGTGTGGAATTATTAACTTGATTTCTCTCTTCACAAATAATAACAGAAGTGGTGAATATTTTTGATGCATAAATGGGGACAGTCATCAAGGTAAATCATGTCTACAGAGCATGTTACATAAACCTGCACCAACGACTTTAATTATCTGAATGCAGTTCCTTGTACATTTTTATGTTAGATACCCTCTTTCCTTCTGCAGTGTTTTAATCATACCTTACTTGATGATATCTGCACCTCCAGCAGTTTATAACAACATGGCCCATCTCTTATCATGAGTCAGTTGGTGATTAGATCATCTACTCATTCTTGTCACAGTTTTCTGGGAATTTGGTCAAAATAATGCGTTTCCGCTGGATTGTAATCTGACTGAAACATTTTGATAGAATTTGGAAAAGCACAGTAGCACCCCTAAGCCTTAATGATGCGTTCAACCaaaccttttttcattttgtctttgTGCTCTTTTCAGGCATTGACTGACCAGCAGCAGTTTGGAAAAGCTGATGAGATGTATGACAAGTGTATCGAACTGGAACCAGATAATGCTACTACATATGTTCATAAGGGGTCAGTctgttttcctttattttttggTAGCATATTGATTATATTTGTGACCATTCATAATTTGCCTGATTGATCGTTTGTAATTGTTCCATTTCTGTCCAGTTTGCTGCAGCTTCAGTGGAAACAAGACCTCGACTTGGGTCTAGACCTCATTAGTAAGGCGATTGAGATTGACAACAAATGTGACTTTGCCTATGAAACTATGGGAACCATTGAAGTCCAAAGGTGAGATTGACAGTTTATTTAAAGCTAAAcatttgttgtccttttttaaGTGCTTTCTGTAACCAGAGCCTTTGCTTAACAGGGGCAACCTGGACAAGGCGATAGAAATGTTCAACAAAGCAATCAACCTAGCCAAGTCAGAGATGGAGATGGCCCATTTGTACTCATTATGTGATGCAGCATACGCCCAGACGGAAGTGGCAAGGAAGTATGGGCTAAAGCCTCCCACGCTGTAACTGCTCAGCCGACTGATAGCCAGCCACGGTCTTCGTTGCTGAACCCAACTGTGTTTAAAGTGCAACTGTCTAACTTAACTTTGATttgttaaaaggaaaaagaaaaaaaaattactggATATTATGGCGAATAAAGGAAGGCCCCTGAATATGTACTGTGTTTACATCGCATTAAAGGGGTTTATTGTCATGGAAAAGAAGGTTTtctattcagaatcaaactgaGACTATGATCCAGGTCTCTGGTAGAGTCGGTGGTTTGTCAGGATGCGGGTTGGCCCTGACATGACCAGCACAGCCCTCTGCTGACACCGACTTCAATCACAACTTAATTAACAAAGATTTTATTACTCAGATAGAGGAAAACATACAGGAATGGTCATGTATACCTGTTGAAATTATTACCAACTTCGTGAAATGGAAGCATACTGAAATGGAAGCAGTCTGTGGAACCAATTACTGACATTGCGGCTTTTGTGACACTTCTGTCGACAGAAAATACTGTGAGCGCTCCGAATGGTTCTGATAGACTGTTCACTTGTTAATTCACGCTGAGCTAAAGTgtctgttgtttgtttgtttttttcctttccccAGCTGCTTCCATATTGTAACATACCTTTTCAGTTCTGAATGCAAGATGAAAATTTTTGTCAAAAGTGTGACGTCTGTATTTGCGACGCTGGAAATGATCCCAGAGGTGCAGGGCCACAGAGAGGCCTGTTAAaatcccccccttttttttttttttttttttttttttgtaatatgatgggtttgtttgtgtttttttttttttataaacgtgCAGCATGTTCACTTTATAAATGTAAATGAATGCTTGAACACTAGTAAATCCTTAACTATGGGACTTTGAGCAGATCTTGTTTGACTAGAAAActaagccatttttttttttttttttaatgttatttttaCATTGCCTTTAGTGTCAGGCAATATCACCAGTGGATGGTTATTGAGTGGTCTTTTTTTCTTAGCTCGCATCAATTTAGAAATTAAGATTTATTTTCTATATTGTTTATTTTCCATCTATATAATTGGTTCCATCTTTTGACAGAGTTTTTAAGACAAtggtttcatctttttttttttttcctctttcaaaAAGTATTCTCACAACCTCTGCCATATCGTTATCAGCCCACATGCAGCCCTGAAAGAGTCTTGGTACGGTGCATGATATGGTTCTCGAGTAGCATCTGATCGTGGTTTTGGAGAATTGGCTAAATTTTGGTACGTCCAGAGGTTTTGTGAAAACAAATTGAACTGCTCCTCTTCTCTTTGTGTGTAGTCAGTATTCTATTACACCGTGGAGCCAAATCCCGCCGCAGCTGGTGAGGATGACTGCTTAACTAGTCTTTCTCAAATGCAAAACTGGAtttaacttttaaaaagaaatatatgtaACCTACATTTCGGCTGtttgaataaaaatataaacttTAATCAACAATGTGTATGTTGACCAAAGTGGAAGAGAATGTGAATCCTAATAAAGGTACAATTCTTGGAATGAATTTCACTTCTGAAAGTTTCTTTGTCCTGTCAACTCGTCCCAATAACCCACATCTGTGAATGTCATTCAATTCTTTAATATGATTTGTTT contains:
- the tomm70a gene encoding mitochondrial import receptor subunit TOM70, yielding MAASKPVEPQSGTGLPRWQLALLVGTPIVLGVGAVYLWNRSRTKERKGTGERKTPEGSASPVQGQEGAAQASREQENMSPLDRAQAAKNKGNKYFKAGKYENAIQCYTEAIALCPTDQKADLSTFYQNRAAAYEQQSKWTEVVQDCCQAVELNPRYIKALFRRAKALEKLDNKKECLEDVTAVCILEAFQNQQSMLLADKVLKQLGKEKAKEKYKNREPMMPSPQFIKSYFSSFTDDIISQPLQKGEKKDEDKDKEGEAAEVSESSGYLKAKQYMEEENYDKIISECTKEIESGGRYTAEALLLRATFYLLIGNANAAQPDLDRVINMQDANVKLRANALIKRGSMYMQQQQPMLSTNDFNMAAEIDTRNPDVYHHRGQLKILLDQVDEAVGDFDECILLRPDSALAQAQKCFALYRQAYTGNNPSQVQTAMDGFEDVIRRFPKCAEGYALYAQALTDQQQFGKADEMYDKCIELEPDNATTYVHKGLLQLQWKQDLDLGLDLISKAIEIDNKCDFAYETMGTIEVQRGNLDKAIEMFNKAINLAKSEMEMAHLYSLCDAAYAQTEVARKYGLKPPTL